One region of Brachyhypopomus gauderio isolate BG-103 chromosome 9, BGAUD_0.2, whole genome shotgun sequence genomic DNA includes:
- the tmem151ba gene encoding transmembrane protein 151B isoform X1, whose product MSPASAATAIESSSINTAHDGAESPREEVSARATQCPQRQSLSKTLCRQPHWKCLLLTLLMYGCVVAMAWCQLTKVTRTTFDSSFKSMSYESPCSGGYVYIPAAFLFTLYVVYLAECWHCYVRCELQHKVDVGGVSERVERMCQATPCIWWKAISYHYVRRTRQVTRYRNGDAYTATQVYHERVNTHVAEAEFDYANCGVKDVSKQLAGLEGFPVTKLRFTKCFSFANVESENAYLTQRARFFTENEGLDDYMEAREGMHLKNVDFRECVVAFSDMERPPWYAQRGLFWGTAALTLSWPMRILSEYCTAHLHYHVEKLFGFDYVPATPLDERPYCQRIPRVTTVDSTELEWHIRSNQQLVPSYSEAVLMDLARHGYSPHGAGYRQSCERCHRTISSSSIFSRSALSVCNGSSPRLAFSASRFSLGRLYGSRRSLLWGSRGGSLNEAACPTESTHCLAARPAQEDGPPSPPAYQDALYFPVLIVHRNEGCLNHDHRSLHRNGSCVETSL is encoded by the exons ATGTCACCTGCATCGGCTGCGACGGCCATTGAGAGCAgcagcatcaacacagctcatgACGGAGCGGAGAGCCCTCGAGAGGAGGTGAGCGCTCGCGCCACT CAGTGTCCTCAGAGGCAgtccctgagcaagaccctgtGTCGCCAGCCGCACTGGAAATgcctcctcctcaccctgctGATGTACGGCTGCGTGGTGGCCATGGCCTGGTGCCAGCTCACCAAGGTGACCCGCACGACCTTCGACAGCTCCTTCAAGTCCATGAGCTACGAGAGCCCCTGCTCGGGCGGCTACGTCTACATCCCCGCCGCCTTCCTCTTCACGCTCTACGTGGTGTACTTGGCGGAGTGCTGGCACTGCTACGTCCGCTGCGAGCTGCAGCATAAGGTGGACGTAGGTGGAGTCTCGGAGCGGGTGGAGCGCATGTGCCAGGCCACGCCCTGCATCTGGTGGAAGGCCATCAGCTACCACTACGTGCGGCGGACGAGGCAGGTGACGCGCTACCGCAACGGCGACGCCTACACGGCCACGCAGGTCTACCACGAGCGCGTCAACACGCACGTGGCGGAGGCCGAGTTCGACTACGCCAACTGCGGGGTGAAGGACGTGTCCAAGCAGCTGGCCGGTCTGGAGGGCTTCCCCGTCACCAAGCTCCGCTTCACCAAGTGCTTCAGCTTCGCCAACGTGGAGTCGGAGAACGCGTACCTCACCCAGAGGGCGAGGTTCTTCACGGAGAACGAGGGCCTGGACGACTACATGGAGGCACGCGAGGGCATGCACCTGAAGAACGTGGACTTCAGGGAGTGCGTGGTGGCCTTCTCCGACATGGAGCGCCCGCCGTGGTACGCGCAACGCGGCCTGTTCTGGGGGACGGCGGCGCTGACGCTGTCCTGGCCCATGCGGATTCTGAGCGAGTACTGCACGGCCCACCTTCACTACCACGTGGAGAAGCTGTTCGGCTTCGACTACGTGCCCGCCACGCCGCTAGACGAGCGACCCTACTGCCAACGCATCCCGCGGGTCACCACCGTCGACAGCACCGAGCTGGAGTGGCACATTCGCTCCAACCAGCAGCTGGTGCCCAGCTACTCCGAGGCCGTGCTCATGGACCTGGCCCGCCACGGCTACTCCCCCCACGGCGCCGGCTACCGGCAGAGCTGCGAACGCTGCCACAGGACCATCAGCAGTTCGTCCATCTTCTCCCGCAGCGCTCTGAGCGTGTGCAACGGCAGCAGCCCTCGTCTGGCCTTCAGCGCCAGCCGCTTCTCCCTGGGCCGCCTGTACGGGTCCAGGAGGAGCCTGCTGTGGGGGAGTCGCGGAGGCAGCCTGAACGAGGCGGCCTGCCCCACCGAGAGCACGCACTGCCTGGCCGCGAGGCCCGCCCAGGAGGACGGCCCGCCCTCCCCACCGGCCTATCAGGACGCACTTTACTTCCCCGTTCTGATCGTGCACCGCAACGAGGGCTGCCTCAACCACGACCATCGCTCGCTGCACCGGAACGGATCCTGCGTGGAGACGTCTTTATGA
- the tmem151ba gene encoding transmembrane protein 151B isoform X3: MSPASAATAIESSSINTAHDGAESPREECPQRQSLSKTLCRQPHWKCLLLTLLMYGCVVAMAWCQLTKVTRTTFDSSFKSMSYESPCSGGYVYIPAAFLFTLYVVYLAECWHCYVRCELQHKVDVGGVSERVERMCQATPCIWWKAISYHYVRRTRQVTRYRNGDAYTATQVYHERVNTHVAEAEFDYANCGVKDVSKQLAGLEGFPVTKLRFTKCFSFANVESENAYLTQRARFFTENEGLDDYMEAREGMHLKNVDFRECVVAFSDMERPPWYAQRGLFWGTAALTLSWPMRILSEYCTAHLHYHVEKLFGFDYVPATPLDERPYCQRIPRVTTVDSTELEWHIRSNQQLVPSYSEAVLMDLARHGYSPHGAGYRQSCERCHRTISSSSIFSRSALSVCNGSSPRLAFSASRFSLGRLYGSRRSLLWGSRGGSLNEAACPTESTHCLAARPAQEDGPPSPPAYQDALYFPVLIVHRNEGCLNHDHRSLHRNGSCVETSL, encoded by the exons ATGTCACCTGCATCGGCTGCGACGGCCATTGAGAGCAgcagcatcaacacagctcatgACGGAGCGGAGAGCCCTCGAGAGGAG TGTCCTCAGAGGCAgtccctgagcaagaccctgtGTCGCCAGCCGCACTGGAAATgcctcctcctcaccctgctGATGTACGGCTGCGTGGTGGCCATGGCCTGGTGCCAGCTCACCAAGGTGACCCGCACGACCTTCGACAGCTCCTTCAAGTCCATGAGCTACGAGAGCCCCTGCTCGGGCGGCTACGTCTACATCCCCGCCGCCTTCCTCTTCACGCTCTACGTGGTGTACTTGGCGGAGTGCTGGCACTGCTACGTCCGCTGCGAGCTGCAGCATAAGGTGGACGTAGGTGGAGTCTCGGAGCGGGTGGAGCGCATGTGCCAGGCCACGCCCTGCATCTGGTGGAAGGCCATCAGCTACCACTACGTGCGGCGGACGAGGCAGGTGACGCGCTACCGCAACGGCGACGCCTACACGGCCACGCAGGTCTACCACGAGCGCGTCAACACGCACGTGGCGGAGGCCGAGTTCGACTACGCCAACTGCGGGGTGAAGGACGTGTCCAAGCAGCTGGCCGGTCTGGAGGGCTTCCCCGTCACCAAGCTCCGCTTCACCAAGTGCTTCAGCTTCGCCAACGTGGAGTCGGAGAACGCGTACCTCACCCAGAGGGCGAGGTTCTTCACGGAGAACGAGGGCCTGGACGACTACATGGAGGCACGCGAGGGCATGCACCTGAAGAACGTGGACTTCAGGGAGTGCGTGGTGGCCTTCTCCGACATGGAGCGCCCGCCGTGGTACGCGCAACGCGGCCTGTTCTGGGGGACGGCGGCGCTGACGCTGTCCTGGCCCATGCGGATTCTGAGCGAGTACTGCACGGCCCACCTTCACTACCACGTGGAGAAGCTGTTCGGCTTCGACTACGTGCCCGCCACGCCGCTAGACGAGCGACCCTACTGCCAACGCATCCCGCGGGTCACCACCGTCGACAGCACCGAGCTGGAGTGGCACATTCGCTCCAACCAGCAGCTGGTGCCCAGCTACTCCGAGGCCGTGCTCATGGACCTGGCCCGCCACGGCTACTCCCCCCACGGCGCCGGCTACCGGCAGAGCTGCGAACGCTGCCACAGGACCATCAGCAGTTCGTCCATCTTCTCCCGCAGCGCTCTGAGCGTGTGCAACGGCAGCAGCCCTCGTCTGGCCTTCAGCGCCAGCCGCTTCTCCCTGGGCCGCCTGTACGGGTCCAGGAGGAGCCTGCTGTGGGGGAGTCGCGGAGGCAGCCTGAACGAGGCGGCCTGCCCCACCGAGAGCACGCACTGCCTGGCCGCGAGGCCCGCCCAGGAGGACGGCCCGCCCTCCCCACCGGCCTATCAGGACGCACTTTACTTCCCCGTTCTGATCGTGCACCGCAACGAGGGCTGCCTCAACCACGACCATCGCTCGCTGCACCGGAACGGATCCTGCGTGGAGACGTCTTTATGA
- the tmem151ba gene encoding transmembrane protein 151B isoform X4 produces MYGCVVAMAWCQLTKVTRTTFDSSFKSMSYESPCSGGYVYIPAAFLFTLYVVYLAECWHCYVRCELQHKVDVGGVSERVERMCQATPCIWWKAISYHYVRRTRQVTRYRNGDAYTATQVYHERVNTHVAEAEFDYANCGVKDVSKQLAGLEGFPVTKLRFTKCFSFANVESENAYLTQRARFFTENEGLDDYMEAREGMHLKNVDFRECVVAFSDMERPPWYAQRGLFWGTAALTLSWPMRILSEYCTAHLHYHVEKLFGFDYVPATPLDERPYCQRIPRVTTVDSTELEWHIRSNQQLVPSYSEAVLMDLARHGYSPHGAGYRQSCERCHRTISSSSIFSRSALSVCNGSSPRLAFSASRFSLGRLYGSRRSLLWGSRGGSLNEAACPTESTHCLAARPAQEDGPPSPPAYQDALYFPVLIVHRNEGCLNHDHRSLHRNGSCVETSL; encoded by the coding sequence ATGTACGGCTGCGTGGTGGCCATGGCCTGGTGCCAGCTCACCAAGGTGACCCGCACGACCTTCGACAGCTCCTTCAAGTCCATGAGCTACGAGAGCCCCTGCTCGGGCGGCTACGTCTACATCCCCGCCGCCTTCCTCTTCACGCTCTACGTGGTGTACTTGGCGGAGTGCTGGCACTGCTACGTCCGCTGCGAGCTGCAGCATAAGGTGGACGTAGGTGGAGTCTCGGAGCGGGTGGAGCGCATGTGCCAGGCCACGCCCTGCATCTGGTGGAAGGCCATCAGCTACCACTACGTGCGGCGGACGAGGCAGGTGACGCGCTACCGCAACGGCGACGCCTACACGGCCACGCAGGTCTACCACGAGCGCGTCAACACGCACGTGGCGGAGGCCGAGTTCGACTACGCCAACTGCGGGGTGAAGGACGTGTCCAAGCAGCTGGCCGGTCTGGAGGGCTTCCCCGTCACCAAGCTCCGCTTCACCAAGTGCTTCAGCTTCGCCAACGTGGAGTCGGAGAACGCGTACCTCACCCAGAGGGCGAGGTTCTTCACGGAGAACGAGGGCCTGGACGACTACATGGAGGCACGCGAGGGCATGCACCTGAAGAACGTGGACTTCAGGGAGTGCGTGGTGGCCTTCTCCGACATGGAGCGCCCGCCGTGGTACGCGCAACGCGGCCTGTTCTGGGGGACGGCGGCGCTGACGCTGTCCTGGCCCATGCGGATTCTGAGCGAGTACTGCACGGCCCACCTTCACTACCACGTGGAGAAGCTGTTCGGCTTCGACTACGTGCCCGCCACGCCGCTAGACGAGCGACCCTACTGCCAACGCATCCCGCGGGTCACCACCGTCGACAGCACCGAGCTGGAGTGGCACATTCGCTCCAACCAGCAGCTGGTGCCCAGCTACTCCGAGGCCGTGCTCATGGACCTGGCCCGCCACGGCTACTCCCCCCACGGCGCCGGCTACCGGCAGAGCTGCGAACGCTGCCACAGGACCATCAGCAGTTCGTCCATCTTCTCCCGCAGCGCTCTGAGCGTGTGCAACGGCAGCAGCCCTCGTCTGGCCTTCAGCGCCAGCCGCTTCTCCCTGGGCCGCCTGTACGGGTCCAGGAGGAGCCTGCTGTGGGGGAGTCGCGGAGGCAGCCTGAACGAGGCGGCCTGCCCCACCGAGAGCACGCACTGCCTGGCCGCGAGGCCCGCCCAGGAGGACGGCCCGCCCTCCCCACCGGCCTATCAGGACGCACTTTACTTCCCCGTTCTGATCGTGCACCGCAACGAGGGCTGCCTCAACCACGACCATCGCTCGCTGCACCGGAACGGATCCTGCGTGGAGACGTCTTTATGA
- the tmem151ba gene encoding transmembrane protein 151B isoform X2, giving the protein MSPASAATAIESSSINTAHDGAESPREEQCPQRQSLSKTLCRQPHWKCLLLTLLMYGCVVAMAWCQLTKVTRTTFDSSFKSMSYESPCSGGYVYIPAAFLFTLYVVYLAECWHCYVRCELQHKVDVGGVSERVERMCQATPCIWWKAISYHYVRRTRQVTRYRNGDAYTATQVYHERVNTHVAEAEFDYANCGVKDVSKQLAGLEGFPVTKLRFTKCFSFANVESENAYLTQRARFFTENEGLDDYMEAREGMHLKNVDFRECVVAFSDMERPPWYAQRGLFWGTAALTLSWPMRILSEYCTAHLHYHVEKLFGFDYVPATPLDERPYCQRIPRVTTVDSTELEWHIRSNQQLVPSYSEAVLMDLARHGYSPHGAGYRQSCERCHRTISSSSIFSRSALSVCNGSSPRLAFSASRFSLGRLYGSRRSLLWGSRGGSLNEAACPTESTHCLAARPAQEDGPPSPPAYQDALYFPVLIVHRNEGCLNHDHRSLHRNGSCVETSL; this is encoded by the exons ATGTCACCTGCATCGGCTGCGACGGCCATTGAGAGCAgcagcatcaacacagctcatgACGGAGCGGAGAGCCCTCGAGAGGAG CAGTGTCCTCAGAGGCAgtccctgagcaagaccctgtGTCGCCAGCCGCACTGGAAATgcctcctcctcaccctgctGATGTACGGCTGCGTGGTGGCCATGGCCTGGTGCCAGCTCACCAAGGTGACCCGCACGACCTTCGACAGCTCCTTCAAGTCCATGAGCTACGAGAGCCCCTGCTCGGGCGGCTACGTCTACATCCCCGCCGCCTTCCTCTTCACGCTCTACGTGGTGTACTTGGCGGAGTGCTGGCACTGCTACGTCCGCTGCGAGCTGCAGCATAAGGTGGACGTAGGTGGAGTCTCGGAGCGGGTGGAGCGCATGTGCCAGGCCACGCCCTGCATCTGGTGGAAGGCCATCAGCTACCACTACGTGCGGCGGACGAGGCAGGTGACGCGCTACCGCAACGGCGACGCCTACACGGCCACGCAGGTCTACCACGAGCGCGTCAACACGCACGTGGCGGAGGCCGAGTTCGACTACGCCAACTGCGGGGTGAAGGACGTGTCCAAGCAGCTGGCCGGTCTGGAGGGCTTCCCCGTCACCAAGCTCCGCTTCACCAAGTGCTTCAGCTTCGCCAACGTGGAGTCGGAGAACGCGTACCTCACCCAGAGGGCGAGGTTCTTCACGGAGAACGAGGGCCTGGACGACTACATGGAGGCACGCGAGGGCATGCACCTGAAGAACGTGGACTTCAGGGAGTGCGTGGTGGCCTTCTCCGACATGGAGCGCCCGCCGTGGTACGCGCAACGCGGCCTGTTCTGGGGGACGGCGGCGCTGACGCTGTCCTGGCCCATGCGGATTCTGAGCGAGTACTGCACGGCCCACCTTCACTACCACGTGGAGAAGCTGTTCGGCTTCGACTACGTGCCCGCCACGCCGCTAGACGAGCGACCCTACTGCCAACGCATCCCGCGGGTCACCACCGTCGACAGCACCGAGCTGGAGTGGCACATTCGCTCCAACCAGCAGCTGGTGCCCAGCTACTCCGAGGCCGTGCTCATGGACCTGGCCCGCCACGGCTACTCCCCCCACGGCGCCGGCTACCGGCAGAGCTGCGAACGCTGCCACAGGACCATCAGCAGTTCGTCCATCTTCTCCCGCAGCGCTCTGAGCGTGTGCAACGGCAGCAGCCCTCGTCTGGCCTTCAGCGCCAGCCGCTTCTCCCTGGGCCGCCTGTACGGGTCCAGGAGGAGCCTGCTGTGGGGGAGTCGCGGAGGCAGCCTGAACGAGGCGGCCTGCCCCACCGAGAGCACGCACTGCCTGGCCGCGAGGCCCGCCCAGGAGGACGGCCCGCCCTCCCCACCGGCCTATCAGGACGCACTTTACTTCCCCGTTCTGATCGTGCACCGCAACGAGGGCTGCCTCAACCACGACCATCGCTCGCTGCACCGGAACGGATCCTGCGTGGAGACGTCTTTATGA